A window of Ferrimicrobium sp. genomic DNA:
AGGCCGAGGAGATTTTTGCCGAGATTGCTGAGTTGGGTGATGGGTCCATGCTCGAGGGCGCGCTACTTGGCATTGATACGTTCTATCACGTGAACCGGATCGCTGACTCCGCGTATGAGCTTGAAAAAAAGATCTCTGCTGGAGATCGCATTGTGGTCGGCGTGAATAACTTCGTCCTTGAGAACGAGGAGCCCATCGATACCTTGGTGATCGGTCCAGAGGTAGAGAGACTCCAGGTACAGCGGCTCCACGATGTCCGCCAGCGGCGAGACTCTGATGAGGTCGCTCGCGCGCTTGCCGAATTGCAGGCCAATGCACGAGACCCTGAGGTGAACCTGATGGAGCCGTTGATCCGTGCGTCACGGGCGCGGGTCTCGGTTGGAGAGGTCATGGAGGCGCTCGCCGAAGTCTTTGGTTATTACGAGGAGCCTGGCATCTAAGCCATCCCTCGCTCTTTGTTCACGGCTGAGCATGGGTCGGTACCGAGCGGGAGAGGTTGTGTGGGAGAGGCTGTGGTCGAGCGCGAGCCTGCCAGAATCGATTACTCTCGCGTCGCCATGTCTTCGAGCAGAAGATAGCTCCTTTAGCTAGGGAATTCGATCTGGTTACGTGATAATCGGAACGGATTCCATAGCAATGCTGCTGGTGCTTGCTGGCTACATCCGCGTACTGAGCCTTGACGGTCCGACCGATAGGAGTGTCAGATCATCATGCGGACTCGTCGTTGAGCGCGAGATGCGACTATCGAGCATGCAACCGATTCGGCAGAGCGCCGGCGGGTGCACCAGTTCAGTGTGAGGGTGGTTAGCCCTTTGGAATGAAGGCATCGACAACGGCTAATGCGCGTCGTACCGTAGCCTTGGCGTCGATCACCTTGTCGGCAATATCCTGGGTGGCGCTCAACATGGTGAACAAAAGCACGGCTGTGCTCTCCGGGTCGGTGAGCTTGAGTAGCTTGAGCGGTTCGACCAAGGGACGCGACAACTCGAGATAGTACTCCTTGACCTTGCTGGCAATCTCAGGAGTGCGATCTCGGTTCTCAAGGTTCCGAAGCACCTCATGGGCGAGACGCGCATCCGATGCCGTGACGACCTTGGCAAAACCAGTGATCTGCTCACGCGGCTCACGGTGCCGTTTCATCGCAGCGACGAGTTGTTCTTGGTATCCTGGCAAAACATCCTCTGCGAGTTCAAGCGCCAGATGGTTTTCCGATGGAAAGTACAGATAGACACTGTTGCGCCTCAAGCCGGCTCGAGGTCCTACGGCCTCGAAGTTTACCGACCTGATGGTTGGATTAAGCAACGACTCCTTGGCGGCATCAAGCAGCGCCTGTCGTCGTTGAGCGTGATGTTCCTTAACTGTGGGGGCCATGATCTTGGGCATTGATCAAAGTATATAGCTGTTTTGCTTCCGTCTACCCGAATATCAAATTTCTCTGTCAGAGTCTCGAACTACAGTTCGCTTATGATACAAATGCGAACCGCCCCCATGGTGGCCGATCGATCTCGAGCCTATGAACGCCCACGTCAAGTGCTATTGCGGTTGTTGATCTTGACGATCGTTGTGCTTGCGGTAATGGTGGTTCTCACCCGGGTTGTTGGTCCACTAGTCGATAGTTCGCATGCCTCTTCCGAGGTTTTCGTCGTTCGTCGAGGTGATACGCTGGTTTCAATCGCTGAGCGAGTAGATCCGAATATGAATCCGTATCCAATCGTGGCACAGATGGAGGTACAGACACACGGTACTTTCCTCGTGCCCGGAGAACGAATCGTCGTCCCTATAGCAGCACCATAATGACCTTAGGCGAAGTACCTGTTGGGTTGGGAGGTATCGTTGGGTGCCATGGCCGCCAGGCTGTGACACGGTTCGAAGGGCGCTCTCGGTGTTGTTCTCGCTAGTCGGTCGTTAGGATGAGTTTTCCGAATTTCCCAGGTTGGCGGAAACGTTCATAGGCGGTTTCCCCCTCGGCGAGATCGAACTGGTGCTCGACGATAATCCGATACGCGCCGGTGGCAAGGTGTCCGAGAAGGTGGTGCTCGACGTCGGCTGCAAGCAGTGACTTCTGCTCCCAGCTGCGTGCACGAAGTGTTGATGCACGTAGCGTCCCACGCTTGCTCATCAAGAGGCGGAGATCGATCTCTGGTTTGGCCGAGCTACCGACGCCGATCATGACAATCCTGCCCCCAAGGGCAAGCGATTCGAGGTTGGTTGGAAGATTCTCGCCGGAGACGAGTTCGATGATGACGTCATAGGGCCCGAAGTCGACGATCTCGTCGGGAGTCACGCTCGTGTGGCAGCCCAGCGAGAAGACTTGTGCGTCGCTCTCGTGACTGCGCACCACGGCGGTGACATGAGCGCCGAGCAATGCACCAATCTGTACCGCTGCGTTGCCGACTCCGCCGAGGGCACCATGCACTAGCAGTCGATCGCCGATACTGAGGTGCACCTGACGTATCAACGCGTCGAAGGCGGTGAATGCTGCCTCTGGGTAGCCACCGGCGATTTTGGGATCGATGCCGTCCGGGACCGGAATGCATGCGCTTGCTGGTATGGTCAGGAAGTCGGCGTGAGCTCCCCCTCCGGTGATCCCCATCACGAGTTGACCAGGTTGTCGTGTGGTGACCGTGGAGCCGACCTCTACGACTTCTCCGGCGAATTCCAGCCCAAGCCGTTCAGGGTCAAAGCCTGCTGGGGGAGGGTAGTGGCCGCGCGCTTGGAGCAGATCGGCAGCATTGATACCAGCACTTCTTACCCGCACGAGGACTTCGTGAGGGTCAGGTTGTGGTGTTGGCACCTCTGCTACCCTAACGGATCCGTTCTTTGCAATGAGTGCGCGCATCGCTTCTCCCTCTGTTGGTGCATCATCGGCGATCACCGTCAAAACTAAGCCTAGTGTCGGTGAACAACGGGTGGGGAGCACGCTGTTCGAGCGGGTGTCAAGTGGATTTTGGAGACCTACTCCGGTAGCGTGGTGGATGCAACAGCTGTTCTAACCAGGGAGGTACTGATGACGGAAGAGATGCGAATCGAACACGACTCGATGGGCGAGGTTGAGGTCCCAGCTGCTGCGCTATGGGGCGCGCAGACGCAACGTGCTGTCAACAATTTTCCGATTTCGGGACAGCGGCTCCCAATGTCGCTCATCAGAGGTCTTGTTTGGATCAAGTGGGCTGCTGCGAGCACCAACGTAGATTTAGGTATCCTTGACTCCGCGATTGGGGACGCCATCGTCAAGGCCTGCCAGGAGGTGCTCGAAGGCGATCACGACGATCAGTTTCCTATCGATATTTACCAGACGGGATCTGGAACCTCGTCGAATATGAATGTGAACGAGGTGATCGCCCGCCTTGCTAGTGGTCACTTGGGTGCGCCAGTGTTACCCAACGATCATGTCAACGCATCGCAGTCGTCCAACGATGTCTTCCCAACGGCGATGCACCTGGGAATCCTCCTTGAACTCTCGGGATCGCTGCTTCCTTCGCTTCATCGACTCGCCGATGGCCTTGATGCGAAGGCATCGGAGTTCTCCGAAGTGGTGAAATCGGGCCGTACCCATCTCATGGATGCAACCCCGATCACGCTTGGCCAGGAGTTCTCTGGTTACGCAGCGGCGGTTCGCAAGGGGATCGGTCGCATCGAGCTTGCGAGAGATGATGTTGGCGAAGTTCCTCTAGGAGGAACCGCCGTTGGCACCGGACTCAATGCGCCCCCAGGATTTGCGGGGGGTGTGCTGGCGCGGCTGCAGGACCGGCTTGGGGTACCTATCCGAGAGGCAACGAATCACTTCGAGGCCCATGGTGCACGAGATGCTGTTGTCTTCCTCTCCGGCGCACTCAAGACGTTGGCGATGGCCTACTACAAACTAGCCAATGACCTCCGATGGATGTCATCAGGACCACGCTGCGGCCTCGGCGAGATCCATTTGCCTGATCTCCAACCTGGTTCATCGATTATGCCTGGCAAGGTGAATCCGGTGGTGCCCGAAGCGATGGGTCAAGTCGTCGCCAAGGTCATCGGCAACGATGCGACGATCGCCTTTGGGGGAGCGGCCGGAAACTTCGAACTCAACGTCATGCAGCCAATTATCGGAGTCGCTATCTTGGATTCGATTCACATTATGAGTACTATTGCGGAATCGATGCTCACCAAATGTATTCTTGGCATCGAGGCCAATGTCGAGCGCTGTCGCATGTATGCACTCTCCTCGCCGTCAATCGGAACTTCCTTGAACCCCTATATCGGATATGAACAGGCGGCAAAGGTGATTAAGGAAGCGCTCGCGAGCGACAAAGACTTGCGAACCGTGGTGCTTGAGAAGGGTCTCCTCTCCGAAGCAGAGGTCGATGTCGCACTTGACGTCATGGCAATGACTAAAGGAGGTATTGTCCGCTAGTGCTCGGAGTCGCTATGGGACAATAGCGCGACCATGTGATGTGTATCTACAGCGTCGGTAGCCATGTGTTGGAGTGGCCACGGCTGCGGTTTGTCCAACCGCAGCCGTGACACCCGGGTTTAGCGAAGATATCAGGCGACTCGTTTGAGGTCGCTGCGCTCGAGTTGGACAGCTTGATCTTCAATTTTGCGATGTAACCCAGCGAAGAACCCTACGATCGCATCAAAGAAGAAGGCGATCCCACCAAGCGCCAGACCGGTGATGGTGACGCCTACCCAGTCGGCTCGTAGATGGCCGATGGCGAATCCAGTCCATAGATTGAGGTTGGCGATCCAAGCGAGTGCGACTCCCAAAATGAGTTGCACAAGTGGTTTGAGTTCTCGGGTGTGCCCATAGGCGCGCTCCCCAAGGAGACTCAACCCGTAGATACCAAGGCCGAACAGGATGACAAGCCCAAAGAAGTGCATTTGATCCTCCTTTCAACTTCTGTTGGTTCGTAGGCGTCAACACGCGGACCGCAAGGTTGTATGCCAGCCACATTTCAGGTATTTTTTAGCTTGTGGCTTCGGTCATAGTACTGGGAGGGTGTGCCTAAACGAACAACGCGGGTGGTGTGCGAATGCGTCTGGCTGGAATCTCGTACCTAGGCACGGCATAGGCGGCCTAAAGGCACACACTCCGTTCCCTGACCCTTGGAGGTGTATGGGCGGGAGACGACGGCTGTCGGCCGAAGGAAGGCTGTGAGTTCGTCATGTGAGAGGGCAAGAATGAACAAGCGCGAGAGTTGGTGCCAAAATCGCCGCTGGAGCGAGAGGTCGAGCAAGACGAACAGCCGCTCGTAGACTCTTTGGTATGGCACTTTTGGAGCACTTTCGGTACCTGGCACGCTACGCGATGTTCGATGATCCCGATATCGTGACCGAGTTTGGCTATCTTCTGGCGGAAGGAGCAGACGACCCCGCCGAGCTTAGTCCCGCATTAGTTCAGTTGTTGAAGGGAATGCCTCAAGCGATCGAGATTTGGAGTGTCACGAATGCGCTGCTCGGGGCCGTTGACCTCGCGGGCGCTGCCGCCGAGCTTGGCTGGGCACTGATCACACACGTCAGCGGGTGCGAACTTCATCGATCCCCGATCATGCCGCTCGCGGTCAGCGCGCGGTCCGCGCTTCAGATTGGTGCCCTGCAGGAGTGTCGGACGTGTCGCTTTCGACTGCTCCCTGATGCCTTACTCCACCGATATGCGACGCATTATGGATACCCTGTGGAGGCACTGGGATCCCGTCCGGTCTATGTTGATGGCGTCAGAGTTCTCTCAAAACAGTATGAGTGGCCGAGCCTGGCTCCAATATTGGCCGATCATTAACTGGTCCACCTGGTTAAATTGGTAAGGGTCAGCACAGATTGATAGAATTAGCCCTCGTCTCATCCGAGTCACTACTTGTGTGAGCGCCAAGATGAAGCTATGAAGTCTCTATCTCTGGAGTATCTCTGGAGTATCTCTGGAGTATCTCTGGAGTCGCTTTCTCATCCGGCATAGATCAGGTCAGTAATCGCGGTCCGTTTTGTGGTGGTTCGGACACGATTAGTGAGGCTATATCGCACTATAAGGATGCACTCTTCTGGGCATGAGGAGCACATAGACTTTTTGTCACCCCAAAACGGTATGCAGCGGAGCAAGCTGCAAAAATTATTTGGTGGTGATATTTTCGTGATGAACTGGTGTTTCTTCGCGATTGTGCTGCATACTAATACAATGGATAGCACATTATACGGTAGATCTTGCTAGCATCCTTAGAAGGGGCATAGCAAAATCTAACGTACCTAGGGGGTGCTCATGGCTCAAACAACGGATAGTTCGACGGATAATTCGGGAGAGGCTGGTGGATCTCTTCGCAAGGGAATCTCGCTTCTACCGATGATTATTCTTGGTGTTGGAGGCGCAGTCGGAACGGGGGCCCTCTTTAGCGGTATTGGAATGGCAGCAGTCGCCGGACCCGCAATGATCGTCTCATGGGTGATCGGGTGTGTGATATATACCTTCATCGGTATTACCTATGTGGACATGAGCGTTCGTTTTCCTGAGGCAGGTGGACCTGCACGCTACTCGCTCTACACCCATGGTTGGGTGGCAAATCTGGTGAATTCAGTGGGCAGTCTTGTGTGGTACCTCCTCATCCCGCCGATCGAGGCGATCGCTACTGTTACAGCACTCAGCTACTTCGATTCGGGGCTTTTGAATGCGAAGGGCGATCCCACGCTCTCGGGTGCGCTCGTTGCACTGGTACTCCTCGTGGTCTACATCCCAGTGAACTTCTACGGTGTGAAGATCCTGGCTCGCATCAACAATGCGCTTGGGGGTGTCAAGATCGTACTGTACTTGCTGTTGGCGGTCGGTTTTATCCTTGTCATGGGGAGAGCCTCGAACTTCAGTGCTTTTGGCGGCTTTGCGCCGTACGGGATTGGTCCAATCTTTGCCGCTGTGCCAATCGCGATGTTTGCCTTCGGTGCGATCCGAGTGATTCCTGATTTTGCCGAAGAGGCAAAAGATGGCCGCACCCTGAAGGTAGGAATCATCTACACCTTGATCGTGCAGTTCGTCATCTACGTACTCTTTAGTGTTGCACTGATAGCTGGACTCAGCTGGGGCACCCTCTCTACCAAGGTTGGCGAGTGGACCGCTCTCACCAAAGTGACGGCGAACCCATTTATTGCCCTCACCACCAACCGGGGCGTGGATTGGCTCCTCGTTGTGGCCGTCATCGTTGGCATCCTTGGTCCAGGGGTAGCTGGCTATGTCTACCAGGGCGCGGGATCGCGGGTCCTTCTGGCGATGGCTCGTACCGGTTATGTCCCCAAGCGTTTCAAGGAGATCCACGCACGTCACAAGACGCCAGCGCTTTCCTTGATCGTAGTCGCGTTGATTGGTGCGGCACTTGCCCTGCTTGCGGCGCCAGTTCCGCGCATCATTAGTCTGATCGATGATGCGGTGGTCGGAGGCTATATATCCTTTGGAGCGGTTCCCGCAGCGATGTTGGCAGTGCGTAAACAACGCGGTGAATCATTCAGTGTCGGTTCCACCATTATCGCAGCGTTGGGCTTTGGTGGGGCCTCGCTTGTGGTGTATTGGTCCGGTTGGCCTGCCGTTCCCTATGCGGTGATTCTCATCGCTATTGGCTCTGTGCTGCTTGGATTTGCGCAGAACTTTAAGCAGCTGCTCCATTCGTTGTGGTACATCGTCTGGATTCTTTTCCTGACGGTGATGGCCGCGATTGGAAGTGTCGGGAAGGGCAATGAAATCTCCTTCGATCTCTCTTCGGTGCTGGTAGCGATCGTCTCGGTCTTTGTGATCTTGCCTTGGGCGGTCCACAGCAGGTTATCGGTTGATGAGGTTGAGCAGCTGGAAGCCTCCTAAAACGTCCGGCCTATCCGTACACACTTTGGGCGGCCCACGGTTGGATGCTAAGCTGGGACCAGTCTAAGGTGCACTGGTCGGGCATTTGGCTAGCGCCGAATCGTTCCCTCGGCTAGCGGGTGAGGGTAGTCGGTGGTCCTCTGGTTCTGTCTTGCAAACCGTGCACGCGAAACCAGGTGCGTGGGCGTTGGGGGAGCGTCCATGTCGATTGACCCAGCACGCGTCGCCGGGACGTTTGGGAGATCGAACGAAAGGAGGGTGGGCATGGGAAACCGTCGCTCGTCAATCACCATGACGGATGCTGAGCGCGAAGCCTTTCTGCGTACCGGTCGGACGTTAAACTTGGCGTCGATTGGCCTTGATGGTCGTCCTCATCTAGTCGCGATGTGGTATTGCCTCATCGAGGAGACGATCTGGTGTTGGACGTATGCCAAATCGCAGAAGGCGTTCAATTTGAGGAGGGATCCTCGCGTCACAGGCTTGGTCGAAGCAGGAGAACACTACGAGGAACTCCGAGGTGTGACGCTGTATGCACGCGCTCGTATCACTGAAGATCTGGAACAGATACAACGGGTAGGCGCTAGCCTCTTCGCTCGCTACCAGTCTGGGGACTCGACGGTGACAGAGGAGACATTCTTGGGTTCTGCTCCGAAGCGCATTGCGTTTGCTTTGGTGGTTGAGGAGTTCGTGAGTTGGGACCATCGTAAGCTACACGGTGGGTACTGAAGTGTTGAGAACCGCAGATTCGTACTCTGTAGTATGGTTCGCGGCTATCGTCTGGCGACTTGCTAGGATTTGACCATGGGCGAAATGATTACTTTTCCTAGCAATGGACATGAAGCATCCGGATATCTAGCCATACCGGAGGCAGGTGTTGGACCTGGCGTTATTGTTATCCAGGAGTGGTGGGGTATCAACAGTCATATCAAGGATGTCTGTGATCGCTTCGCGGCGCAGGGATTTCTCGCGCTGGCTCCAGACCTCTACAATGGGCGCGTCGTCGCCGAGCCCGATGAGGCTGCGAAGGCGATGATGGCGTTACAGCTTCAGGATGCCTCCAAACAAATGAAGGGAGCGGTCAAGGAACTCCTGCGGCGCTCAGGGGGCAGTGGCGTAGGCGTCGTCGGGTTTTGCATGGGCGGGGGATTGGCCTATGTGCTTGCGGCGAACCAACCGGAACTGGTGAAGGCTCTGGTCCCCTTCTATGGCGTGATCCCTTGGCCTGACGCGGAGCCC
This region includes:
- a CDS encoding APC family permease gives rise to the protein MAQTTDSSTDNSGEAGGSLRKGISLLPMIILGVGGAVGTGALFSGIGMAAVAGPAMIVSWVIGCVIYTFIGITYVDMSVRFPEAGGPARYSLYTHGWVANLVNSVGSLVWYLLIPPIEAIATVTALSYFDSGLLNAKGDPTLSGALVALVLLVVYIPVNFYGVKILARINNALGGVKIVLYLLLAVGFILVMGRASNFSAFGGFAPYGIGPIFAAVPIAMFAFGAIRVIPDFAEEAKDGRTLKVGIIYTLIVQFVIYVLFSVALIAGLSWGTLSTKVGEWTALTKVTANPFIALTTNRGVDWLLVVAVIVGILGPGVAGYVYQGAGSRVLLAMARTGYVPKRFKEIHARHKTPALSLIVVALIGAALALLAAPVPRIISLIDDAVVGGYISFGAVPAAMLAVRKQRGESFSVGSTIIAALGFGGASLVVYWSGWPAVPYAVILIAIGSVLLGFAQNFKQLLHSLWYIVWILFLTVMAAIGSVGKGNEISFDLSSVLVAIVSVFVILPWAVHSRLSVDEVEQLEAS
- a CDS encoding pyridoxamine 5'-phosphate oxidase family protein: MGNRRSSITMTDAEREAFLRTGRTLNLASIGLDGRPHLVAMWYCLIEETIWCWTYAKSQKAFNLRRDPRVTGLVEAGEHYEELRGVTLYARARITEDLEQIQRVGASLFARYQSGDSTVTEETFLGSAPKRIAFALVVEEFVSWDHRKLHGGY
- a CDS encoding zinc-binding dehydrogenase produces the protein MIADDAPTEGEAMRALIAKNGSVRVAEVPTPQPDPHEVLVRVRSAGINAADLLQARGHYPPPAGFDPERLGLEFAGEVVEVGSTVTTRQPGQLVMGITGGGAHADFLTIPASACIPVPDGIDPKIAGGYPEAAFTAFDALIRQVHLSIGDRLLVHGALGGVGNAAVQIGALLGAHVTAVVRSHESDAQVFSLGCHTSVTPDEIVDFGPYDVIIELVSGENLPTNLESLALGGRIVMIGVGSSAKPEIDLRLLMSKRGTLRASTLRARSWEQKSLLAADVEHHLLGHLATGAYRIIVEHQFDLAEGETAYERFRQPGKFGKLILTTD
- a CDS encoding class II fumarate hydratase → MTEEMRIEHDSMGEVEVPAAALWGAQTQRAVNNFPISGQRLPMSLIRGLVWIKWAAASTNVDLGILDSAIGDAIVKACQEVLEGDHDDQFPIDIYQTGSGTSSNMNVNEVIARLASGHLGAPVLPNDHVNASQSSNDVFPTAMHLGILLELSGSLLPSLHRLADGLDAKASEFSEVVKSGRTHLMDATPITLGQEFSGYAAAVRKGIGRIELARDDVGEVPLGGTAVGTGLNAPPGFAGGVLARLQDRLGVPIREATNHFEAHGARDAVVFLSGALKTLAMAYYKLANDLRWMSSGPRCGLGEIHLPDLQPGSSIMPGKVNPVVPEAMGQVVAKVIGNDATIAFGGAAGNFELNVMQPIIGVAILDSIHIMSTIAESMLTKCILGIEANVERCRMYALSSPSIGTSLNPYIGYEQAAKVIKEALASDKDLRTVVLEKGLLSEAEVDVALDVMAMTKGGIVR
- a CDS encoding TetR/AcrR family transcriptional regulator; amino-acid sequence: MPKIMAPTVKEHHAQRRQALLDAAKESLLNPTIRSVNFEAVGPRAGLRRNSVYLYFPSENHLALELAEDVLPGYQEQLVAAMKRHREPREQITGFAKVVTASDARLAHEVLRNLENRDRTPEIASKVKEYYLELSRPLVEPLKLLKLTDPESTAVLLFTMLSATQDIADKVIDAKATVRRALAVVDAFIPKG
- a CDS encoding dienelactone hydrolase family protein, with the protein product MGEMITFPSNGHEASGYLAIPEAGVGPGVIVIQEWWGINSHIKDVCDRFAAQGFLALAPDLYNGRVVAEPDEAAKAMMALQLQDASKQMKGAVKELLRRSGGSGVGVVGFCMGGGLAYVLAANQPELVKALVPFYGVIPWPDAEPDYALIQAPIQGHYAEHDDASSPEIVRQLEQRLRSMGKSVEFFIYPGTEHAFFNDDRPEVYHAQSAMQAWDRTTQFLRDTLDA